Below is a genomic region from Rosa chinensis cultivar Old Blush chromosome 5, RchiOBHm-V2, whole genome shotgun sequence.
AATGTCAACTTCAGTTTACAATTTTGGAGGATTTTTTGGGTTATTACAATGTTTTTTCGGTCTTTTGtgttgttggaaaaaaaaaagtagcttTTATTTAAAGGAGTCGACGTGGTATTGCTGGAGTATATCTTATGTTTGCATGGAGCGTAGTAATGTTCACTTGTAGATAGGATCTCTTAGGTTTATTATTGTAAAATCTGTTCTTTTTGGTAATGCAGATTAGAGAATCCTCTGGTGCCAGCATGAACAGGAGGTATGAATTctattcttctttttatttatatcATTTTATAGTTGAGAGTGACACTTTGGGCACCACCCTGGAGCTTTGGCCCCAGCCCTCTGTGCCTTGACTCTGGCATTAGAAGTGCTCACATGTTAATATACCTCCACCAGTGTTCTGTGATGGACTTTTGGCATGTatctcttgagtgaaaatgccTCTTCGACTTCTCTTGGACATAGGCATATTGATTGTCATCATGTCAGATTGCTTATATCTGTGTGCAACAACTGTCATATGTCATGTTACCATAGGATAATTACGTTTCTATGTACtgtcttttttatttcattcttaTCATCAGGATCTTTTTAACTGTTTGGCAGACAGGTGGATGATGGGTCTCAAGGGAAGCAGGATGATTTCAACCAGAAATTAGAGGTTTATAGGAAAGAAAGTGTATGTTAAGAAACTCTTCCAATAGTGCTCTACCACTTTGTGATCTATGCTGTACTCATTTGTGCTAATCGTTTGTGCAGGCTGACAAAGTTCAGGATACAAAGATGACATCCAAGCTCTCCCCTTTCGGAGTATCTTGTGATCCTTCTACTGTAATAGTTCAACAAGACATTCAGTGCTGTGAAAGGACAACTTCAGAATACACTTCTTCCAGTTCAAATGTTGTTTCTTCAGGTTCCTCAACTTTGTTGAATCCAGCTGCTAATGTCTCAAGTCGTAATTCAGAAACAACACCAACTGAAATGATCCCTCATGGTTCAGAGTTAAATAAAAGTGGCAAGGTAAAACTTATTATTGAAATACGGCTTGAGTCAACTTGAGTTCTTCAGTGATTTCACTGATCATCATATTGTCTTCTTAAATGAGAATCAGTTAGTTATCTGTCTTTACCATCTAATTTATGCACCTGGGCACTAATACTAATATAAGAATACCTATGGTAAGATCTTCTGTAATTGCATTATAAGAGACTATAGATTTAGTCGCCTAATACTAAGGAAACCTTACTGCTTGGTGATTCCAATTATTCTAGTATCAATTACTGGGTTATATAAATAACTTTTAGAAGTTGATGTTTTATTTCCTAACTTACATAATCAAGTTGAtatattttcttctgttttggtgTTCTTTTTAGGAATTTAAGCTCAACCCAGGAGCAAAAGTATTCTCGCCATCTTTTACAAAGCCCATAGCAGCCACCTCTCCTGCAGTGCCAACAGTGGCAAGCATGGGTTTTATACCAACCAACTGCCCCGTGGTACCTGGTCCTGCCGTCCAGCCAGAAGTTGGATCGAATCCTTTCGCATCCCGTACATCTGTATCTGTTAAGGTTCTCCCATACAATAATTTCACAACTGGGAATGGTAGCAGTGCTTCTCAATTTTCACAACCTGTACGTATCATAGGCATTACTGAATTCATATTGGTACTATTTAATGATACTGATTCAAGCTTTACTTGTGAGTATTGGAAAGTTCCCTCTGTGTGTGTCACTGTGTGTGTCTGTGTGACTGTGTCCAACACATATGTTTCTGTTAACCAGCCCATTGACCAATGGACAAAAATTCATGCTGGCCAATCATGGGATCATGTGTTACATTTAGTTCTTCCTTCTTAAAGTACATCATCTGATTTGAATATCAGTTGTTGGATTTTGATTCAATGGTTGGTTATTAGGAAACTGATGACTTTTCTGGTTTTATCACTTATCTTATGGTGTTTAGTAAGGCGTTGTTTccctgccaaaaaaaaaaagtaaggcTTTCTTTATATACTAGCAGAGTTACTGTCTGCATGATCTTTAGTAGGAGCTAAAGCAGTCAATCCTCGGCCATTAGATCCAAGGCTAAAACGATCTCACTGCTTGGTTTAAAATACTAGTTTTTTGAGTGTTTTAATCTTAGCTATAGAAAGTGATTAACAGCCCAAGATTGAATATATTTTATCTGCTCATCTGTCTGTAACGTATATaatatgtatctatatatatgtaacATATATGTATGTACTCACAGGTACATACTGTTCATCATATTTGGTGAGTTAGATCAAATCTCATGTGTGTTATATGTAGTCATGATCTTCTACTCACCCTCTTTCAGAAAAATCTATGATGATTATTTGTTAGGTCAAAGATTCACAATCTAATAGATAATATTTGTTTGAAAATTAAGTACTTGATGTGAATACCAATTGTTGGATTTGCTCCCATACAGTTGGTGAGCATGGTTTTTTTCCCTCACCTTGAGTAGGAAACGAAGATTACATATCTAGTGTCTACATACCTTACATCAAGTAGTCTAAACAACATTTGTGTAAAGCATGCAAGTGATATGATTTCTATTATCCGTTGACTGAAATATGGCATGATACTTCTCTTATCAAAATGTATAGTAATATTTGCTATAGAGATCTTGCAAACAAGTTATGATTCATGTTGGGTTTTACTTTCTGCCTATAGATTGTTGGACACATGAGCAGTAGGGCGCAGACAGTTAGGTATGCTGGTCAGTATCCTGTTCAGGCTGGACCGACCTATGTACATCCAAATACTCAAGCTGTAAGTAATTTAAAGGATGTTAAAATCATCTTTATGTCAATTTGATTTCAGTATTTATGACTACTGTTTAACTCCATGtttctgatctctctctctctctgtgtctctCTATCTCCCCCTCCAGGTTATGGTAGGACGATTTGGACAGCTTGTCTATGTGCATCCAGTTTCTCAAGTAAGAGATACGTTGGCATAACAAATATTATATGATTGTATGTTGGAAGCAGATAAATAACAAAAGATAGTTTCTTTCATTGCTCAAACTGAAGTATAGCTGATGCTCTTTTGAACAAATAGCTGGATGAATTTTATTGATAGATGGCTAGATGCTTGTGAGGAATAACAGTTTAAGAAATAACATTAATTAATGCATATGATAATTgtatctttatttttaatttgtgttttttctctttatttttgttAACCATTTTTCTGACCTCCCTTCCTTTGTATATATTGAAGGATTTGGTTCAGGGTACACCAGCCATCTCACCACTCTCTGCACGTCCTATGTTGACTCCACATCAGGTCCAGTTTCCGAAGCACCAAGGTATGGACCATTCTATTACCTTTATGATGAATCCGGTCCAGCAATTTATGTGTTCGTGTAAAATGTTCATGTTTGGAAAATAGAAATTCCAACTATTTGAATCATCAGAAAAGGAAAAGCCTGAATAACATAATTATTGCTTTCTTTTAGACCTTCTTGTGTCATCTTCATGGATACAATTGTAGCTTTCACAATttaattttcaaataaaaatagTAGCTCACCTTCACTTTGGAATCTTTGTCtccactttctctctttttactttgttgattttaattcAGGAACTGCAGGCCAAGCATTGCAGCTGTGTGTGCCTCCGCAGTTCATGGCTACTGGACAGCAGCCTTTTCCCATTGCCAAGTCGCATCCGATTTTTGCAACCTCCCTTCCATTCTAATTGTCTCATCCGAGTTCCAGATTCTAATGATATCTTCCCCAAGTTTGGTGAACAAGTTTTCTCACTCATGACCTCAGCTGGCATTTAATTACAGTATATATTTATCATATTAATACAAAGTTTTGGCCTTGAGTTTTTTTGCTGGACAAAAGTCCATTCAGGTTATTCTCTATACATAGAACTCTAGAGAACTTTTACACAAGGGAACCTGTCAAACCTGATTAGGGGGATGAAGcttcattcaattttttttgtttgaaaaatgTGGGGATTGTTTTTTTATAGAAAACCGAAAACGGTTGAATAATTTTGAGAAGAGAGCAACATGTAAAGTACTCGAAAAAAACAGATGGACTGATTCTGTTGATTCTAAATTTCATAATCCCTAATGTTTATATCTTCTGATTTGTTGGAAGTTTTGCCATTGTGCAGTGGATGGTTCGTTTATAAATTTTAATGAACCCTTGATATGAGATGAACAGtatctttatgtttttgttatttgtttgCATACTTACTTCAGCTCTATGAAAAGATTTGAATAAATATTTTTCTGGGCTAATTGCATTTTATGTCCTTTATCTTTACACATTAAATTAGTTCTGTCCttgcatttttaatttcattacaTATGCCTTCGTGTGTAAAGGCCGGGAGTTGGGAGGTATAATAAAGTAAATCCTTTGTTTTTTAAGAGATTGCTCTGTAATACAGAGTCTGTATAAAGGGTAACTAGTATCAAACCAAGAACGTTTCTCATGCAGCTCTCATAAGTTGTAAAACATTCCAGTCACATGAGCAGCATGTTACCACTTCTTATGAGTGTCATGCTAGAAACTCTGCGACCTAGGTTGAAGGATTTCATCGGCTAGGTAAAACTGTGTTGTTTCGGGACAGCTCAACGCAACAAGCAGCTTTAACTTTTAGCTTatgaaaattgttttttttttaccgaCTTTTTTAAGCTGCTGTCAAATTGTGTAAATTTTATAATCAACTGCTTTTGAAAAGAATCTGGATATGTTGTAAGTTGTAACATTATGAACCAGAATGAGACCCCTATTGCAAAAAGACATTGTATCAAAGTTCGAACATATTGTTTATGGTAACACCAATAGTAATCAGGTCTAATTATTTCACTCACATTTGCTCATGCTTGTGATACGACTAACATCCACACGAAAAATAAGGTAAAGTTGATTAACTCGGTACAAGTTCTTCCAAAATTAGGATATGGAAGTGGAAGGTAGTAccatcattctttttttttttttttaacagaagGTAGTATTATCAtttcaataaaaaagaaaaaaaaattaaagcagCAATCAAATCAAGCACGGATGCTGTATCAGTTGCACAgatcatgaaaaaaaaacaaaaatacatttATTAGTCAAATAAAACTACAACAGGGTAAAATTAAAATCTTCTCAGTCCTACATAAGAGAACAGTACTTAAATGAACTTTCCCAGCATCCTTCatcatttaaaaaagaaaaaaatttaaattcctAATACACAATTGGCTGATCATGCTAAGACCTGATGTCCAACAAGGAGGCACGTATACATAACATTCGTTCAAGATGCCTGTGAAGGTGTGCTTGAATGATCATTTTGTCCATCTCCGAACAGTTTCTCAGTTTGGTCCTTCATCCTCTCCTTCATGCTTTCCTGCAAAACCTTAATGAGGTGGTGGAAATCAGTGGCTATGTCCTGATTCCTGAATATCATTCTGTTATAACTAGATGTTTATTGATATTCTGTTATAAACAAAGTCCTTACCTGCAATAGCTCGGACATTTTGCCATTTCTGCCATCCTCCATTGGTTTGGAAGCAGATGCAGGATGGTCTTTATGCTCTACTGCTTGCAGGGGCTCGACTAAGGGTTGAGTAGCCAAGTTACTAGCCTCTACGTGACTCTCAGTTGATTCTGAGGGCACATTCTCAGGCAATGTCATTTGCTTGGCTTCTGTCTTACGCAGCTCCTCTACAGAGGGTGGATCAGTAGGACCATTCTCATTTATTTTAGCATCAtatattacctgatggccggtgtGAGGTTGGGACCCGAGCATTTGATTTTGAACTGCTGACGCCTGGTCGTTGGGAATTGAACACCCATTCGATGGAGCAGCTGATACAACCTGTTTCCCTTTTGAGGTTGCTACGGTTGCAGCCTGGGTTGCAACGGGATTCGATTCACTGGTGAGTGCCGGGCCATTTGATACCTTGCAAGGTTCGAGCACAACAGGCATCAAGTTGCCTCTGGACGTTACTCGATTAACATTTTGTGCAGCCACCGGAGCCACATGATTAACGGGGTGGGAAGCATCTCTTGAATGAGGTTTATGGCCATGAACAGAAGAATGGTTCTCAACTGGGAGGGCAATTTCATGCCGTTGGATCATTTCAACATCTGGAGCCACATCATTTTCTGGAACAACAGGAGCGTAATGTCCAGGCTTGAAGACAACACCCCTCAAAGTGGTACCAGTATTACCAACCCTAACTCTGAGAAGGTAGCCGGCGTCAAATGATGCTTCAACAACACCAGAAACAACCATTCCCACCATGTTATCAGTTGTACTTGTACCATTAGTTGGTGCTGCTTGTTGGGCCTGGTTTCCGTTGCTCCTTACAAATCCAGGAGGGGGAACAGCAGCATTCTCTCCCAAGTTCAGGTTCTGATACCTGGGCACAGGAGAAGCATTCTCTTGAGGATCAAGTCTTGGATATTTCCGTGGGCGTCCACGTTTACGCTTCACAGGGATGTTTGATAAGGCATCAGCAATGTTTTCTTGATCTCCTTGCATCTTTGGTGCTTTTGTCTAATCTTGCTCTCCCCACAAATTCTTGTATTTCCCCTCTCTGCAACAAGTAGTGAGCCTGAATGAGAAATTGATACCAAAACTTAAATTACCTGCCAGACATCTGGGCTTTAATAGTAAGACTTAGCAATAATGCTGTGCGGAAACCCCTTAACTGCATATATTTctaatttggttttggttataaGAAATTCAATGACAAGATTCTATAGATGTTTTTAGTTTCCTTGTAAACATTGTATCTGCAATAGAAGAAGTCCAACACATACACACTAAAGCTTTTTGCATACACAAGTGCAGTCCTTCACACACACAAGAGCAAGTGCAGAAAGTCTAGGTTCTTAATAACCCTAGAACCCCTTtgccttttttaatttttaattttttgggaAATTAACTTTTCTACCCATGGATTCCTATTGTGATTCCAAATGTTGGTAAACATCTTAATAGGAGTGACTCTTCTCCACTCCAATTCCACCTCCTTCTCTGTCCCATCCCTTCTTAACCCCATTCAAGTTTAGTCAACACAAATTACCAGCCCGTTACCAAAAGCTAAAGATTTTTACCCTATCAAACaatatcaaaaataaataaacactaAAACGAAAAGCGGATAAAGATCTATATTTTTCACCATAAAGGTGGCAATGTACCCATACATGTGTAGTCTGAAGATGcaaaaattacaaatttacaacacCAGCAAATTTATATAACTTTTGCACTGCAATACTAAAAATATAGTAAATTTCCaagaaaaaaagtaacaaaGTAGTACTGGCCTATAATGAATAAATGAACCTTAAATACATAATAACAGTGACAATGATTATGATTAAAAACAGTCAGATgaactaaaagtctaaaacatTAAAGTACATTTAAAATAATCAACTTTATTTAATGAGACACCTGAATCAACAAACAAATTAAAACCCAGCTCCGAAACTAAACCATTAACCCAAAATTCCCTAATCAACATATTTACTTGCAAGAAAATAACCTGAGATTATATAGGATAAACCATGTAGTcagtaaaataaaattaagaagCTTATAAATAGGAGCCAATAAACCATAATTCCCTCATTTCACCTAACAAATCATAATTCCCGATTAGTTTCTTCTCAACATATcagttcgaaaaaaaaaaaacacagataaaaaaaaaaatcaatttttacTCTGCAAAGCAAGGTAAATTTTCAAACTTCGATCGAGGAAAGGGAAGTAAAGTCGAtttaagattagggtttcgatcCAGTAAAACTCTAAGATGGAAGAGAAGTACAGTTACAGTAAACAAATACAAATATACAAAGAGCAAAAAGTGAGTTGAGAAACTGGGAAAGAGAGGTACCTTACTGCTTGTGGGATACGATGTCGTTCTGGAAATGAACAAAAATGGGTTTGATTGATTCTGGAAAATATTTTGGgggggtgttttttttttttgtagtgtctGGGGCGGAATGGGCGAAGTGGGGAAGATAGCAGGGTCTGGTTTTGTGGGCATTTAAATAGGTGCGGAATCAGAAAGAGCAAAAATGAGGAGATAAAACGTGGTGTCACTCCTGGTGCGGGCAGATGGCACGACATAAGTGGAGTTTGTCACGAGTCTTACAAGGCATGTAGGATTTACTGTCGGTTGACATAGTTTCATTCTAAGTCGTTTAAGACTTCAGTACGACTCAATCAAATGTGTACGAAGCAACGACTAAGCAAAATTTAATTGGACAAAAGACATATTAAAGATAGACATGTAAAAGGATCAAATTTGGAGCGGATCGATCTAAATCTGAATCTGTTTAGTAACACTAAAAATTAGTAAATTATCACTACCtacacttttgtttttttaattcccatgTGCTAGTGTGCAAGGCCCATGTGCAAGGTATTATCCCTTGCAGTCAGATTCATTCCCTTTTTGAATTATTTCTACTGACAAGTAAATTACGAAACTGCGCTTGTGGTTTGAATAATGTGAATTAACATGGCTGAATGTCAGTAGCATTATGAAGAAAGAATATCTCTacattccatctttgtttttcttagaaacaactaatttatttaataattctaAAAACTATTTGtacatattacaatatgaaacttgaacaCTATCATTTATCTCTGGCTTTGCTGCTTCCACATACAAGCAATAATGTACAGATCCCCAGTAGTATATCacccccagtagtatactagccccaatagtatactgaccctcaatagtgTACTGATCCCCAGTAGTATACTGGcccccagtagtatactagccTGGCCTTCTCGCGTTTGCTCACTTCAACATTGTTTTCATTAGCTCTATCCTGCAAGTCAACCGACAACACAGAGCATAAGGGATGATAAAGTGTGCCCAAAAATGCTTTGGCGATTACAACTCTAATCCTTTCTCTTCAATAATCATAGCATTCAAACACATAAGAACTATCACTAAACATGGAGCCTAATCCTTATAGtttcttccatttctttctgagtcaaaaattggaaaagaaaaataaaaaagaagtagATGATACAAGCAGCAAATTTTGCAATTAATCCATGAACTTGCAAGAACACAGAAGCAAAAAAAGCAACAATTTTTTTGTCAAACTAACATTACACAACACCACCAATCCAATAAGAAAGTaccataaacacaaaactaaaggaaagtaccataaacacaaaactaaagctACTGACCTTCAAACGAAATGTTGCTGAGTCCTGtagaaataacaaaaaaattaagatccaataagaaagtaccagaaacacaaaactaaagctACTGACCTGCAATACAAAACTGATAATCAGACTATAGCTACTGACCTGCAAATGAAATGTTGCTGAGTCTTGTagaaataacaaacaaattaagATAAGTACAGCTCCACCAAATTGCAAAAGCCTCataatttctcaaccaaaatttctcagCTAAAGCTACTAAGCATAATCGAATTTTGACAGTGTTGAATGCATAATCAGACTATAGCTACTGACCTTCAAGACTATAGTTACTGACCTGCCAGTGTCGACCCCTTGCTTCGCCGCCGGGGTCGCTTGCTTGGTTCTCCTCCGGGATTGCGCCCTTGCTTCGCCGCCAGGGTCACCCCCTTGCTTCTCCGCCTGGGTCTCGCGCTTGGTTCGCCTTCCAGGTTGAGCGCTTGGTTCTCCGCCGAGTTCACGCGCTTGGTCATTCACCGCCGAGGTCGTTCCCTTGGTTCGCAGCCGGGTTGGCGCGCTTGGTTCGCCGCCGGGTTGCGTCCTTGCTTTGCAGCCGGGTTGCGCACTTGCTTTGCCGCCGAGTCGAGCCCTTGTTTCGCCAGAGCCCTAGATGTTTTGATTTTCAGACGGTTTAGATTTTGGGGTCGCTTTGATTTTGGGATAAATGGTTTATATTAGTCAGTGGCATGTTTCGTAAATTTCTTAATATTTGAGTGTTCTTTCTTTATGATGGGCTAATGGTTATTGACCGCACGGGCTCCATGTTTTGGAGTCTGTTATTGATAAATAATAGTGTCATATTGTAGTTATTGGTCATTAACTCTAAAAATTTCAACCCACCTGGTCTGTTAACCTGGTGGATCGTTGATAGCTCAATCTAAATCCATATCCGCCGGATTAACAGATACTCAATCCTTTAATCTAATTTTataataataaatatttttaaattttgataATAATATTAAATATGAGAAAGTTTTAAGAATGGTACATGAGCTATCCTCCATTGAGAATTAAGGTTAATATATTTTCAGATCTATAACATAAGTACATGGACAATTTAACACTACCCATTTTTGATACATTCCGTTAACTACCTTGTTACAACCCATGCCATTATCAAATAAATGAACGGTACAATTGTATTTTTGCAGTTTGGAGTCAAACTCTTTCATCTCCCTCGCAGCCCAACACGTAGCCATCTCCGATAGCGAGCTCACCACCAAGCTCATCCCCAACAGAATCGAACAAGAAACAAGCCCCAATCATGACCAGATCAAATCCTTGGTGTATTACGCCCTGTATCCAAATTTACTTGTTTACTgatcatttggatggtaaacgatGATTATCTTTACTTTTTACCTTCGTTTAAGACTTTTTTGGGGTTTCAAAAATTTACTTTTTGTTCGGCtcagtttttgatgaaattttcTTCTAGgaagttgtagagcacgttaaaccgagtttgtggacatgcggCATGTTAAAATTGTAACGAAGGAGTTATAAAGGTTAAAACTCAGAGGCACTTTTGTAATTTTGGGAAATTTATTTAAGCATATTTAGGTGTTTCcagaaggagaaacttactattttggTGACTTCTATTTCATGAGAaatcgaagagagagagaacccagaaaaccccaaatcagCATTGATCCTTCTCGGCCTTGCTAGCGCCGATTTCGGCCACTTCTGGCCATGAAATCAGTCTCATCTGAACCGCCTtgtctttctcttcctctctgtgGCAGCGGCACATGACAATTTTGGTTGTGGAAGGCCCAGCAAGCACAAACTTTGGCCTACCAATTTTGGGATTTCCGGTCAATTCTCAATTTTCTGGCCACCTTCGGCCGCGCCACCACCCACATCTTGAAGCTCTCTTCTTCGTGGTTCAAACCCACCCAGTTACCAGCTCCAATTCGATTGGAGGAAGGAGAATTGAAGATCGAAATAAAAACTAGGGATTTCATGTTTTCAAGGTAAATTCCTACTTGTAgacttgaaattgatcaatgttgtagttgagaaagttgttggggatGTTGTAAGGAACATTTTTATGTAGGTTTGGTGACCCAATTTGGGGTCGGAGGTGGCGACGCGTGGGGGCGCGTCCGGCCACTTCAGACCTTCTGTTTTGGTTCGTTAGGTCGAGCGTAGCATTACAAACATGTTGATAACAACTTTGTTTCATTTGGTGCACGTTTTGAAAATGATcggaatttttgaagtttcagaaattcaggttttgatttgggaagatccgactgttggatcgacCCCAATTTTCGATAGGTTGTTATAGCTATTCAATCGACGTAACCCATGTAGTTTGAACTCGTTTTGACATAAATTCAAGTTTTCAATGAATTaaaattttagggtttcgaatTTTAGTATCATCAATTTATCCTCAATTATTGAAAACAGTTAATGATAATATCAATTTGTTCAGGACGACGTGTAGATCGAGTTTGAGGAGTAAATTATCGGTTGGACATCATAGCACAaatctgtgagtggacatttgattGTAAAATAAATTATGCATTTAGTACTACTTTCGAGCatttatttatgattttatggcttattgagatattgagtgttatgagttttgatttatcgagtatttgatttatggtTTCGATGATTTACTGATGATTATGTTTGAGTATGAATATTTTATCAAGATTTCATGATTTATGATTTTGAAGAGTTATTTATGATTTTTCGGCAATGACTTTATTTTGAGTTATGGAGGATTTTCAGAGTTTGAGCCGAGAGCGATGGATtgaaatacaccaaataatttcagttagaatcttaccaggaatgatggattcaaaggggctcgaatgatcactaaactcatatttttcttctatgtctccattgcaaatcagatgtaatttttttttcaaagatggTTCTAAAGTTGCTTGTTCTACCataattaaacttcaaagcatcacgTTAGAGAGATAaaatgactatgctagagaagttttttatggaaaagaaaagagaatcgTAAAGAGTTTTGTTGAAGTTCTCTATGTCTACAGGAAAATAAGAGTTTAGGATTTGAAGATGATtaacttgccaaatagaaaaaagaaaaaagaaaaaaatttagggagggtagttagggtaatttgtaaaaaaaaaattaaactaaagTAATAGATAAATAGAAggagtgtgtgaatagagaaaataatgTGCGAAGGCACCAccatttgttttaaactttcttaatttattacacatttcaaatcctaaatagatgcaatTACCAAACAataaaattgcaattaatggaattttctaaagattccatcatttataaatttctaCGAATTTTATACTTTTCTCATCCAAAAGCACCGTAATTGTAAAACTTTTCATGTTTAAAAATTTGAGTTGTTATTGTGAAAACAattaaattaagagaaaaataaatataaacgcAAAAAACCAAGCTTGTTAGGAAAAATACGTGGGTGAGTTTTTTCTTCTCCTAATCTACTCCTAATTTACATAATTGAACCTTCTTTATATGGTATATATCTATAATTAAGATTTTTCTCGTTTTTTAacttgactattttgcccttttgattaaATAGGATGTAATCTAAACAAAATTTTCCTTAATTACAGCTGGatgtttactatttttttaatttgaattaTGATTACAAATTTGAAATTAATTTATTACAATCAATTTAATCCTTGATTTTTCCTTATGTAAAACGACTAATTGCAAtttatttcttcctttcttaTGTGAGCTACATGtttgcttttgttcttgttAGTAAATATGTGTGTTTCTCATCAGAGTGTGTTATATTCGTTACTAGGAATAGTTGCCCGTGCTTTGCTGCGGGAGTTAAGATTGTTAGTGAATTGTTTACGAAAGTAAGTAGTTGTATACAAAAGAATTTGTTAATATGATACCaaggaaactgaaattgaataCAGTCGatatgaaactgaaaatgaaggagaaaaatgtaaaggaaattgaaattgattgaTTGAGATCTGCAAACTCATGTTAGTTCCTCAGTTCAAGAAGATGCAgtgaaagatcaaaatcgaacaTTGTAC
It encodes:
- the LOC112167400 gene encoding uncharacterized protein LOC112167400 isoform X1, encoding MQGDQENIADALSNIPVKRKRGRPRKYPRLDPQENASPVPRYQNLNLGENAAVPPPGFVRSNGNQAQQAAPTNGTSTTDNMVGMVVSGVVEASFDAGYLLRVRVGNTGTTLRGVVFKPGHYAPVVPENDVAPDVEMIQRHEIALPVENHSSVHGHKPHSRDASHPVNHVAPVAAQNVNRVTSRGNLMPVVLEPCKVSNGPALTSESNPVATQAATVATSKGKQVVSAAPSNGCSIPNDQASAVQNQMLGSQPHTGHQVIYDAKINENGPTDPPSVEELRKTEAKQMTLPENVPSESTESHVEASNLATQPLVEPLQAVEHKDHPASASKPMEDGRNGKMSELLQVLQESMKERMKDQTEKLFGDGQNDHSSTPSQAS
- the LOC112167400 gene encoding uncharacterized protein LOC112167400 isoform X2 codes for the protein MQGDQENIADALSNIPVKRKRGRPRKYPRLDPQENASPVPRYQNLNLGENAAVPPPGFVRSNGNQAQQAAPTNGTSTTDNMVGMVVSGVVEASFDAGYLLRVRVGNTGTTLRGVVFKPGHYAPVVPENDVAPDVEMIQRHEIALPVENHSSVHGHKPHSRDASHPVNHVAPVAAQNVNRVTSRGNLMPVVLEPCKVSNGPALTSESNPVATQAATVATSKGKQVVSAAPSNGCSIPNDQASAVQNQMLGSQPHTGHQVIYDAKINENGPTDPPSVEELRKTEAKQMTLPENVPSESTESHVEASNLATQPLVEPLQAVEHKDHPASASKPMEDGRNGKMSELLQESMKERMKDQTEKLFGDGQNDHSSTPSQAS